A single region of the Acinetobacter sp. WCHA45 genome encodes:
- a CDS encoding DUF445 family protein, producing MIADFQQNFWLYISIPFISGFIGYVTKVIAIQMMFAPLEFKGLRLFGLPIGWQGIVPRKAEKMATIAVELMTSKLIQPQEIFARLDPKRIAQEIEKPLMASAEDITREVAQQYQPGLWEGMPEFARKKLIKRVQAKAPEIVEHIMGEVQKDVIKYFDIKHMVISNLLKDKRLLNEIFKKVGKQEFRFFSNVGFVFGFAIGVVQMLCWVVTQGKYPWMLPMFGGFVGFFSDWMALQMMFRPLYPKKILGYTWQGLFIKRQNEVAADYAALISKQLLTSRNMMEELFSGTNSDKVIELVSRHVKQEIDLQAGIVRPLVVYAIGGEKYQNLKAEVAERILKQLPETMRYVESYAEDAMDVRTTLVERMQKLSPEEFEGMLRPAFKEDEWSLIIVGAVLGFLVGEMQIHFML from the coding sequence ATGATTGCGGATTTTCAACAGAATTTCTGGTTATATATTTCGATCCCATTTATTAGTGGCTTTATTGGCTATGTAACGAAAGTTATTGCCATTCAAATGATGTTTGCACCACTTGAATTTAAGGGACTCAGGTTATTTGGTCTTCCAATCGGATGGCAAGGCATCGTCCCGCGAAAAGCTGAAAAAATGGCGACCATAGCTGTTGAGTTAATGACCTCAAAGTTAATTCAGCCCCAAGAAATTTTTGCCAGACTGGATCCCAAGCGTATTGCTCAGGAAATTGAAAAACCGTTAATGGCCTCTGCCGAGGATATTACTCGCGAAGTTGCACAGCAATATCAGCCTGGTTTATGGGAAGGTATGCCTGAGTTCGCACGCAAGAAATTAATTAAGCGAGTTCAAGCCAAAGCCCCTGAGATTGTTGAACATATCATGGGCGAAGTGCAAAAAGATGTGATCAAATACTTTGACATCAAACACATGGTGATTAGCAATCTCCTCAAAGATAAGCGTCTTCTCAACGAAATTTTCAAAAAAGTCGGTAAGCAAGAGTTTAGATTCTTTAGTAATGTCGGCTTTGTCTTTGGTTTTGCGATCGGTGTTGTACAAATGTTGTGTTGGGTGGTCACTCAAGGAAAATATCCTTGGATGCTGCCAATGTTCGGTGGCTTTGTCGGCTTTTTCAGTGACTGGATGGCTTTACAAATGATGTTTAGACCATTGTACCCAAAGAAGATTTTGGGCTACACATGGCAAGGTTTGTTCATCAAGCGTCAAAATGAAGTCGCGGCAGACTATGCAGCGCTCATTTCTAAACAATTACTCACATCCCGTAATATGATGGAAGAGCTTTTCTCTGGAACAAATTCAGATAAAGTCATCGAACTTGTCAGTCGCCATGTCAAACAAGAAATTGACCTACAGGCAGGTATTGTTCGTCCATTGGTTGTTTATGCGATTGGTGGTGAAAAATATCAAAATCTGAAAGCAGAAGTTGCCGAACGTATTTTAAAACAACTCCCAGAGACGATGCGCTATGTAGAGTCTTATGCCGAAGATGCCATGGATGTTCGCACGACTTTAGTCGAACGAATGCAAAAATTAAGCCCTGAAGAATTTGAAGGTATGCTCCGCCCTGCATTTAAAGAAGATGAATGGTCATTGATCATTGTTGGCGCAGTACTAGGTTTCCTTGTTGGGGAAATGCAAATTCACTTTATGCTCTAA
- a CDS encoding NirD/YgiW/YdeI family stress tolerance protein: protein MKQILMPCGIAILIGLSTSTWAGKDDHVLVQEAAKNVVMVNQIAQLADEMGVTLTGQITKHLRSDHYEFKDQSGTIGIEVDDDIWRKAGLKVGDHVRLVGEVDTHRYKPTDIEVIKIEKHLH from the coding sequence ATGAAACAAATCTTGATGCCTTGTGGAATAGCGATTTTAATTGGCTTATCAACATCAACTTGGGCAGGTAAAGATGATCATGTGCTTGTGCAAGAAGCAGCAAAAAATGTGGTAATGGTGAATCAGATTGCTCAACTGGCTGATGAAATGGGTGTTACTTTAACAGGCCAAATTACGAAACATTTGCGAAGTGATCATTACGAATTTAAAGATCAGAGTGGCACGATTGGCATTGAAGTTGATGATGATATTTGGCGTAAAGCAGGCTTGAAAGTGGGTGATCATGTTCGGCTAGTGGGAGAGGTGGATACCCACCGCTATAAACCCACTGACATTGAAGTGATCAAAATAGAAAAACACTTGCATTAA
- a CDS encoding DoxX family protein, producing the protein MFNPNVIVKNMVTQSGVENIVTLVARILMAYIFIIAGWGKLSAYGATAGYMESMGVPAALLPVTILVEFGGGLALLFGFQARLAAFGLGIFSIITAFIFHGADDQMQQINFMKNLAMSGGLFYLMLHGAGRLSLDHMIEK; encoded by the coding sequence ATGTTTAATCCAAATGTTATCGTAAAAAATATGGTAACGCAGTCAGGTGTAGAAAATATCGTTACGCTTGTTGCTCGTATCCTAATGGCCTATATTTTTATTATTGCAGGATGGGGCAAGCTCAGTGCTTATGGCGCTACAGCGGGTTATATGGAATCGATGGGTGTGCCTGCCGCATTGTTACCAGTAACGATCTTGGTTGAGTTTGGTGGTGGACTTGCGCTGTTATTTGGTTTTCAAGCCCGTTTAGCTGCATTTGGTTTAGGTATTTTTAGCATTATTACCGCATTCATTTTCCACGGCGCAGATGATCAAATGCAACAAATCAACTTTATGAAAAACTTAGCTATGTCTGGTGGTTTATTTTATTTAATGTTGCATGGTGCTGGTCGTTTGAGCTTAGATCATATGATTGAGAAATAA
- a CDS encoding DedA family protein, with protein MELIDFILHVDEHLLEFITNYGVWIYAILFLIIFVETGLVVMPFLPGDSLLFAAGALAASTGAMDPWVLGILLFIAAVLGDTVNYHIGRYIGPRVFEMNLRFINQQHLLKTQQFFQRHGGKTIIFARFVPFARTFAPFVAGAGSMNYKFFLTYNVIGAFCWIASFITLGYIFGNMPIVKDNFTHLIFGIIIISILPGVIGFVRQKLNERKAQ; from the coding sequence ATGGAACTTATTGATTTTATTCTGCACGTTGATGAACACCTTTTAGAATTTATTACCAATTATGGCGTATGGATTTATGCCATTTTATTTTTAATTATCTTCGTGGAAACGGGTCTCGTAGTGATGCCTTTTTTACCAGGAGATAGCTTATTATTTGCTGCGGGTGCACTAGCAGCATCAACTGGTGCGATGGATCCGTGGGTACTCGGTATTTTATTATTTATTGCCGCAGTATTAGGTGATACCGTAAATTACCATATTGGGCGTTATATCGGCCCACGTGTATTCGAAATGAATTTACGATTCATCAATCAACAACATTTACTCAAAACACAGCAGTTCTTCCAACGTCATGGCGGTAAAACCATTATTTTTGCCCGCTTTGTTCCATTTGCACGTACTTTTGCACCATTTGTGGCAGGTGCAGGCAGTATGAATTATAAATTTTTCCTCACCTATAACGTAATTGGTGCTTTTTGTTGGATCGCATCATTTATTACGTTAGGTTATATCTTTGGTAATATGCCAATCGTTAAAGATAACTTCACCCATTTAATTTTTGGCATTATTATCATCAGTATCTTGCCGGGCGTAATTGGTTTTGTTCGGCAAAAACTCAATGAGCGTAAAGCTCAATAA
- a CDS encoding LysE family transporter, which translates to MIESWFFVLAMLAVLLIPGPTNALLASATHQQGAFKTIIFIPIEWLGYVYGISLWALFIHLFEPIWPALDVILHTVSLAVVLWMAFHLWKSAHLQKYDQRHQKIRKTKLFSATLKNPKTVLLAAGIFPVETWNSIENAVLVFAIFSVILIPVSIFWMYFGRALLVGSFNGITADHLYKGSAMLLLICMLPMIFRLF; encoded by the coding sequence ATGATTGAAAGTTGGTTTTTTGTTTTGGCGATGTTGGCGGTGTTATTAATACCCGGTCCAACCAATGCATTGCTCGCCAGTGCAACTCATCAACAAGGCGCTTTTAAGACGATAATCTTCATTCCAATTGAATGGTTGGGATATGTATATGGCATAAGTTTGTGGGCATTATTTATTCATCTCTTTGAGCCGATTTGGCCAGCTTTAGATGTGATTTTACATACGGTGAGTTTAGCAGTGGTACTTTGGATGGCATTTCATCTTTGGAAAAGTGCGCATTTGCAAAAATATGATCAACGCCATCAGAAGATACGTAAGACAAAATTGTTTAGCGCTACTTTAAAAAATCCAAAAACAGTGCTTTTAGCGGCAGGTATTTTTCCTGTTGAAACATGGAATTCGATTGAAAATGCAGTGCTGGTTTTTGCGATTTTTAGTGTGATTTTAATCCCTGTAAGTATTTTTTGGATGTACTTCGGACGAGCACTTTTGGTTGGGAGTTTCAATGGAATTACAGCCGACCATTTATATAAAGGGTCGGCAATGTTATTACTGATCTGTATGTTGCCTATGATTTTTCGATTATTTTAA
- a CDS encoding ParA family protein codes for MLTRVVFNQKGGVGKSSITVNLAAISAKQGLRTLVIDLDPQANSSQYLLGEDATYSADKAALEPNIENFFEDILGSTQQKGLIGNAIGSILKAPRGKGLESYVHRSSFENLDVIPASPSLGALEHALESKHKIYKLRDSIQSLSARYDRIFIDTPPAFNFFTLSALISADRVLIPFDCDVFSKRALQTLIENVLETQDDHNDRLEIEGIVVNQFQSQAKLPREVVQQLKDEGLPVLESMLPPSVLMKESHQKNLPLIHLASEHKLTLAYVTLFGEIESKK; via the coding sequence ATGTTAACTCGTGTGGTATTTAACCAAAAAGGTGGTGTAGGGAAATCAAGTATTACAGTCAACTTAGCTGCAATTAGTGCTAAGCAAGGTTTAAGAACTTTGGTGATTGATCTTGACCCACAAGCAAATTCAAGCCAGTACCTTTTAGGTGAAGATGCAACATATTCTGCTGACAAAGCAGCACTAGAGCCAAACATTGAAAATTTCTTTGAAGATATTTTGGGAAGCACGCAGCAAAAGGGCCTGATTGGTAATGCAATTGGTTCCATTTTGAAAGCACCACGTGGTAAGGGTTTAGAAAGTTACGTTCATCGCTCATCTTTTGAAAACTTAGATGTGATTCCTGCAAGTCCAAGTCTTGGTGCTTTGGAGCATGCATTAGAAAGTAAGCACAAAATTTATAAGTTACGTGACTCAATCCAATCACTAAGTGCGCGTTATGACCGTATTTTTATTGATACTCCTCCAGCGTTTAACTTTTTTACATTATCAGCATTAATTTCAGCAGACCGAGTATTGATTCCTTTCGATTGTGATGTCTTCTCAAAACGCGCGTTACAAACTTTGATTGAAAATGTACTCGAAACCCAAGATGATCATAATGATCGCTTGGAGATTGAAGGAATCGTCGTAAATCAATTCCAGTCTCAAGCAAAGTTACCGCGTGAAGTGGTTCAGCAATTAAAAGATGAAGGTTTGCCTGTTTTAGAAAGCATGTTACCGCCATCCGTGTTGATGAAAGAATCACATCAAAAGAATTTACCCTTGATTCACTTGGCATCAGAACATAAGTTGACCTTAGCTTACGTCACTTTATTTGGTGAGATTGAATCAAAAAAATAA
- a CDS encoding SirB2 family protein produces MDAHLLTKIIHMSAVSLLIIAFVFRAATLFVGVQDQQPNPKGFKALVGLQHLSLTLIIVTGAILVVMKNFEVAPWFYAKVILFFVLWSSLIKIYKKDNSVLLQQRRAGLLVGTVALVGIIGLVIIKPVFT; encoded by the coding sequence ATGGACGCACATTTACTCACCAAAATTATTCATATGTCCGCTGTAAGTTTGCTGATTATTGCTTTTGTTTTTCGTGCAGCGACTTTATTTGTTGGTGTTCAGGATCAGCAGCCAAATCCAAAAGGATTTAAAGCACTCGTCGGCTTACAACATTTATCATTGACGCTGATTATTGTGACAGGTGCTATTTTAGTGGTGATGAAAAACTTTGAGGTTGCGCCTTGGTTTTATGCCAAAGTGATTCTCTTTTTTGTACTTTGGTCATCTTTAATCAAAATTTATAAAAAAGATAACAGCGTGTTGTTACAACAGCGCCGTGCAGGTTTGTTGGTCGGTACAGTGGCATTGGTTGGTATTATTGGCTTAGTCATCATTAAACCTGTTTTTACGTAA
- a CDS encoding BolA family protein yields MKLEQQLIERLQTLIPTHLEVLNESAGHGGYFPGKESHFKVIVVSEEFQGLRLVQRHQKVYAVAAELMSPGKIHALAIHAYVASEWEGQAPASPECAHAPKN; encoded by the coding sequence ATGAAATTAGAGCAACAGTTGATTGAGCGTTTGCAAACATTAATACCGACCCATTTGGAAGTACTGAATGAGTCGGCTGGACATGGAGGCTATTTCCCAGGAAAAGAATCACATTTTAAAGTGATTGTGGTTAGTGAGGAGTTTCAGGGTTTACGTTTAGTACAGCGTCATCAAAAAGTCTATGCTGTGGCTGCTGAACTAATGAGTCCTGGTAAAATTCATGCTTTAGCAATTCATGCTTACGTTGCTAGTGAATGGGAAGGTCAAGCGCCAGCCAGTCCTGAATGTGCACACGCACCTAAAAATTAA
- a CDS encoding helix-turn-helix domain-containing protein gives MIISNLAVLLAERKLKVADLVRSTGINKSTLHKLYNDESVRIDFETIDKICIALDVGVGDLLIFKKIDNNQNDND, from the coding sequence ATGATTATTTCAAACTTGGCAGTTTTATTAGCAGAAAGGAAACTTAAGGTTGCTGATTTGGTAAGAAGTACTGGAATTAATAAATCTACTTTGCACAAACTTTATAATGATGAATCTGTACGGATTGATTTTGAAACCATTGATAAAATTTGTATTGCATTAGATGTGGGAGTGGGTGATTTATTGATTTTTAAGAAAATTGATAATAATCAAAATGATAATGACTAG
- a CDS encoding site-specific integrase — protein MATIRERSGKLIADFRYMGIRCRETTSLEDNAYNRRILKKRLEQLEAEITLGTFEYEKYFPKSNRVEEFKEKRSQQIAVQTKVPLFKEFTELWLKQKQVEWRTSYQQKVSIVIKNYLIPAFGNQVLSKIKKSDLLNFRASLAKVTHGKDQTSLKASRINQIMTPLRMILNDAAERYEFESPYKNINNLKESKIEVTPFSLEEVHKILTTVREDFRPYYTIRFFTGMRTSEIDGLQWKNIDLQRREIHIREALVNGVLGGTKTYGSDRTIQMNDRVYQAFLQQKSLNNGKSEFVFCNRDGGPLDYRLVNKRVWHPILRFLGLKSRRAYQTRHTAATLWLSAGENPEWIARQLGHSTTEMLFRVYSRYIPNVTRRDGSAFEAMLEKLNTEELAHE, from the coding sequence ATGGCTACCATCCGAGAACGAAGTGGCAAACTGATTGCCGATTTTCGCTACATGGGCATTCGTTGCAGAGAAACAACTAGTCTTGAAGACAATGCCTATAATCGTCGTATTTTGAAAAAACGTCTCGAGCAGCTAGAGGCGGAAATTACTTTGGGAACCTTTGAATACGAAAAGTACTTTCCAAAAAGCAACCGTGTTGAGGAGTTTAAGGAAAAAAGAAGTCAGCAAATTGCTGTACAGACCAAAGTTCCTCTTTTTAAAGAGTTTACTGAATTGTGGTTAAAGCAGAAACAAGTTGAATGGAGAACCTCATACCAGCAAAAGGTTTCAATTGTGATCAAAAACTATTTGATTCCTGCTTTTGGTAATCAGGTTCTCTCGAAAATCAAGAAGTCAGACTTGCTGAACTTCCGTGCCTCTCTCGCCAAAGTGACTCACGGAAAAGATCAGACAAGTCTGAAAGCATCGAGAATCAATCAAATCATGACGCCTTTACGTATGATACTCAATGATGCGGCTGAACGATACGAGTTTGAGTCGCCTTATAAAAATATTAACAATCTGAAGGAAAGCAAGATTGAAGTCACACCTTTTTCTCTGGAAGAGGTGCATAAAATTCTTACCACAGTGCGTGAAGACTTCCGCCCCTATTACACCATTCGCTTTTTTACGGGTATGCGTACCAGTGAAATCGATGGTCTGCAATGGAAAAATATCGACTTACAGCGTCGTGAAATCCATATCAGAGAAGCGTTAGTGAATGGTGTGCTTGGCGGAACCAAAACTTATGGTTCTGACCGCACGATCCAGATGAATGACCGCGTTTACCAAGCTTTTCTGCAACAGAAAAGCTTAAATAACGGTAAATCAGAGTTTGTTTTCTGCAATCGTGATGGTGGACCTCTCGATTACCGTCTGGTGAATAAACGTGTCTGGCATCCGATCTTGCGCTTTCTAGGATTGAAGTCTAGAAGAGCCTACCAAACACGTCATACAGCAGCAACTCTATGGCTGTCAGCAGGAGAAAATCCGGAATGGATCGCACGTCAATTGGGACATTCAACGACTGAAATGCTATTCCGGGTCTATAGCCGTTACATCCCCAATGTTACGCGCCGCGATGGCAGTGCATTTGAAGCCATGCTGGAAAAACTAAATACAGAGGAGCTTGCCCATGAATAG
- a CDS encoding DUF1376 domain-containing protein, with the protein MNKDISIWMPLYIGDLQAKFARMTAEQIGAALLLMMDFWKNGAIPHDLATVCSITKLPQHTKAKTLLNTLMALELFEVESEQIHSNFLSSLKSQALQNQQMKSDKAKNAAQARWGKSASNAQASTKQRKVNAQATPEKSSSITQAMLESCPSSSSSSSSSSSSSNFEEKNESFLENSKWI; encoded by the coding sequence ATGAATAAAGATATTTCAATTTGGATGCCACTCTATATTGGCGACCTACAGGCGAAATTTGCACGAATGACAGCAGAACAAATTGGTGCGGCACTGCTGTTAATGATGGATTTCTGGAAAAATGGTGCCATTCCTCATGATTTAGCAACAGTATGCAGCATCACGAAATTACCGCAGCACACCAAGGCTAAAACTTTGTTAAATACGCTGATGGCCCTAGAATTGTTTGAAGTCGAGTCTGAGCAGATTCATTCAAATTTCTTAAGCAGTTTAAAAAGCCAGGCATTGCAAAATCAGCAAATGAAATCTGATAAAGCTAAAAATGCAGCTCAAGCACGTTGGGGGAAATCCGCTAGTAATGCTCAAGCATCAACCAAGCAACGAAAAGTAAATGCTCAAGCAACTCCTGAGAAGAGCTCGAGTATTACTCAAGCCATGCTTGAATCATGCCCTTCATCTTCATCTTCATCTTCATCTTCATCTTCATCTTCAAATTTTGAAGAAAAAAATGAGAGTTTTTTAGAAAATTCAAAGTGGATTTAG
- a CDS encoding ATP-binding protein, translated as MNTMLKTLQFRAETTETLCATHHIPLMEIAGHRLCKLCAKETVHHSNVAYEDELQQRLLEQKIKNSGLNKRYLDRGFKNFVVACPAQDNAIKLCQAFAQQIISGYNPNMLMIGTPGTGKTHLSASIIRNILHNSTKSARYYTSAEIAQKMMDTWSDTSRSEKEVIDHFSSFDLLVIDEYGLHDRHEKRLEMVHKVLYSRYDNMKSTLLISNFTVQNMQRDLGVRLWSRLHENHLIVVPCYWDDRRISG; from the coding sequence ATGAATACCATGCTTAAGACACTCCAGTTTCGCGCAGAAACAACGGAAACACTTTGCGCTACCCATCATATACCCCTGATGGAAATTGCAGGTCACAGGCTCTGTAAATTGTGTGCCAAAGAAACCGTCCATCACTCAAATGTAGCCTATGAGGATGAACTGCAACAGCGATTGCTAGAACAGAAAATCAAAAACTCAGGGCTCAATAAACGCTATCTGGACCGTGGCTTCAAGAATTTTGTAGTTGCATGTCCTGCTCAAGACAATGCCATCAAACTATGTCAGGCTTTTGCGCAGCAGATTATTTCTGGTTACAATCCGAACATGTTGATGATTGGTACACCGGGTACAGGTAAAACCCATCTGAGCGCATCAATTATTCGCAACATTCTGCATAACAGTACAAAGTCTGCACGCTACTATACCAGTGCAGAAATTGCTCAAAAAATGATGGATACCTGGTCAGATACTTCACGCTCTGAGAAAGAAGTCATCGACCATTTCTCCAGTTTTGATTTATTAGTGATTGATGAATATGGCCTGCATGACCGGCATGAAAAACGCCTAGAGATGGTACATAAGGTTCTATATAGCCGTTATGACAATATGAAATCTACCCTGCTGATTTCCAATTTCACAGTCCAAAATATGCAGCGGGATTTAGGTGTAAGATTATGGTCTCGGTTACATGAGAACCATTTGATTGTAGTGCCGTGTTATTGGGATGACCGACGAATTAGCGGATAA
- the cas6f gene encoding type I-F CRISPR-associated endoribonuclease Cas6/Csy4 has protein sequence MNYYLELKFLPDDEISINFLWSKIYKQLHLALAGLKDESSKVKIGFSFPDYRFDPQKGKGFIGEKLRIFGLSEQELIQLDVPKWLSRYLDYVHISSVKAVPLEKVTGYAVYKRKQVKSSAARLARHDERKGRFSFENALAHYGQFVQTTDLPYINMLSDSTSEDLALSQKHAFKIFIEKQSAEKSETQIFSTYGLSSVSSVPEF, from the coding sequence ATGAATTATTATCTGGAATTAAAATTTCTGCCAGATGATGAAATCTCGATTAACTTTTTATGGTCTAAAATTTATAAACAGCTACATCTTGCATTGGCTGGTTTAAAAGACGAAAGCAGTAAGGTGAAAATAGGTTTTTCATTCCCTGATTATCGTTTTGATCCTCAAAAAGGGAAGGGATTTATTGGCGAAAAGCTACGTATCTTTGGCTTAAGTGAACAGGAATTAATTCAACTGGATGTGCCAAAATGGCTCAGTCGTTATTTGGATTATGTACACATTAGTTCTGTAAAAGCAGTACCTTTAGAAAAAGTTACTGGTTATGCAGTCTATAAGCGTAAACAAGTGAAGAGTAGTGCTGCCCGTTTAGCACGACATGATGAGAGAAAAGGGCGCTTTAGTTTTGAAAATGCCTTGGCACATTATGGTCAGTTTGTACAAACAACTGATTTACCCTATATCAATATGCTGAGTGACAGTACATCTGAAGATTTAGCATTAAGTCAGAAACATGCTTTTAAAATTTTTATTGAAAAGCAATCTGCTGAAAAATCTGAAACTCAGATTTTTAGCACTTACGGATTAAGTTCGGTGTCATCTGTACCCGAATTTTAA
- the csy3 gene encoding type I-F CRISPR-associated protein Csy3, which translates to MAKNDKLKTASVLSFNRHLDASDGRMFAVNWVEIAQGTGNTPILIQAKSVRGTISNRPKNSKETDEAAINAAVNKPNLQTVDVAALPQGKDTVAVTFSLRVLPNVGRPSACNDAAFAERLEAAVSGYETANKFSELANRYAVNLANGRFLWRNRIGAENVTVTVERLIDGKSAEKLSFDALQNRLNEATVHQDQQTEIKQLSAWIEAGLSGHEHVLLKVTGFSRLGEGQEVYPSQELILDTSNSKGAKSKTLYSFGNNEAGMHSQKIGNALRTIDIWYPNADKPIAVEPYGSVTSEGKAYRQPKEKQDFYSLFDAWVNYNKVPELEQQHYVMAVLVRGGVFGESDK; encoded by the coding sequence ATGGCTAAGAATGACAAATTAAAAACAGCATCGGTACTTTCATTTAACCGTCATCTTGATGCATCAGATGGACGTATGTTTGCCGTAAATTGGGTGGAGATTGCACAAGGCACAGGTAATACACCAATTTTAATTCAAGCAAAATCTGTGCGCGGTACGATTTCGAATCGCCCTAAAAATAGCAAAGAAACTGATGAAGCAGCAATTAATGCAGCAGTGAATAAACCAAATTTACAAACGGTTGATGTTGCTGCTTTACCACAAGGTAAAGATACGGTTGCCGTGACGTTTAGCTTACGTGTATTGCCAAATGTAGGTCGTCCATCTGCATGTAATGATGCAGCATTTGCTGAACGCCTTGAAGCGGCGGTGTCAGGCTATGAAACAGCGAATAAGTTTAGTGAACTTGCGAATCGCTATGCTGTGAATTTAGCCAATGGTCGTTTTTTATGGCGTAACCGTATTGGCGCTGAAAATGTTACGGTCACAGTTGAGCGTTTAATTGATGGTAAGAGCGCAGAAAAATTAAGTTTTGATGCATTACAAAATCGTTTAAATGAAGCAACTGTACACCAAGATCAACAAACTGAAATTAAACAGCTTTCAGCTTGGATTGAAGCAGGTTTAAGTGGTCATGAGCATGTATTACTTAAAGTGACAGGTTTTTCTCGTTTAGGTGAGGGACAAGAAGTCTATCCATCACAGGAACTCATTTTAGATACGAGTAATTCCAAAGGTGCTAAAAGCAAAACTTTATACTCATTTGGCAACAACGAAGCTGGTATGCATTCTCAAAAAATTGGTAATGCACTACGCACAATTGATATATGGTATCCAAATGCAGATAAACCGATTGCAGTTGAGCCGTATGGTTCAGTGACTTCAGAAGGTAAGGCGTATCGTCAGCCTAAAGAAAAACAAGACTTTTATAGTTTGTTTGATGCTTGGGTTAATTACAATAAAGTACCTGAACTTGAACAGCAGCATTATGTAATGGCGGTTTTGGTTCGTGGTGGTGTATTTGGCGAGAGTGATAAATAA
- the csy2 gene encoding type I-F CRISPR-associated protein Csy2: MHRTYPKALYVVRLNVENASIISSHLTWGFPAPSAFTGFMHHLQRQLNQIAEYASIECCGVGIISHQFNPQITKTNSFRYSPYQLNLARHPLKADGSTPAMIEEGKGHFEVSLVIGLAGDGLDPHLSANDEDLSTQTQSLLDRLNHLVYNMRLAGGSVFPHKRVKAKLINWSEHDAVDKTKILRRSVLPGFALQHRHELLMAHQNWLAQYPTYLATQKNSPDLLDTLLDIHRFNFVSTAQEASVDQESVDGVWTLRPRPEHLKGWLVPIPIGYAALTDLQPQGVIKGLRHDDYPATFVETLISLGEWQSPHRIKNIVDTLWNYNTEPKNGLYELVQPFAPKLDIDTSLPHEDTHQSFEFESEIEEEEF, translated from the coding sequence ATGCATCGGACTTATCCTAAAGCATTGTATGTTGTACGTTTAAATGTTGAAAATGCATCTATTATCAGTAGTCATTTAACGTGGGGCTTCCCAGCACCGAGTGCATTCACTGGATTTATGCATCATTTACAGCGTCAGCTGAATCAAATTGCTGAATATGCATCTATTGAGTGTTGTGGTGTCGGGATTATATCTCATCAATTTAACCCACAAATTACCAAAACCAATAGTTTCCGCTATTCGCCTTATCAACTGAATTTGGCTCGTCACCCCTTGAAAGCAGATGGTTCTACACCAGCGATGATTGAAGAGGGCAAGGGACATTTTGAAGTCAGTTTAGTGATTGGTTTGGCGGGAGATGGTCTTGATCCGCATCTATCTGCCAATGATGAAGATTTATCTACTCAGACACAAAGCCTGTTAGATCGATTAAATCACTTGGTCTATAACATGCGTTTGGCAGGTGGTTCTGTTTTCCCACATAAGCGTGTCAAAGCTAAATTGATCAATTGGTCAGAACATGATGCGGTAGATAAAACCAAAATACTACGTCGGAGTGTATTACCAGGCTTTGCTTTACAGCATCGTCATGAGCTTTTGATGGCACATCAAAATTGGTTGGCTCAGTATCCAACATATTTAGCGACTCAGAAAAATAGTCCTGATTTACTCGATACTTTATTGGACATTCACCGCTTCAATTTTGTCAGTACTGCACAGGAAGCATCAGTCGATCAAGAGTCAGTAGACGGTGTTTGGACGTTACGACCACGGCCTGAACATTTAAAAGGTTGGCTCGTGCCGATACCGATTGGTTATGCAGCTTTAACGGATTTACAGCCTCAAGGTGTTATTAAAGGATTACGTCATGATGACTATCCTGCCACCTTTGTCGAAACCTTAATTAGTTTAGGTGAATGGCAAAGCCCACATCGTATTAAAAATATTGTCGATACTTTATGGAATTACAACACTGAACCTAAAAATGGGCTGTATGAGCTCGTTCAACCATTTGCACCGAAGTTAGATATCGACACGTCATTACCACACGAAGACACCCATCAATCATTTGAATTTGAATCTGAAATAGAAGAAGAGGAATTTTAA